In Micromonospora purpureochromogenes, a single window of DNA contains:
- a CDS encoding RNA-guided endonuclease TnpB family protein has translation MADGTHEQFGVLANAWKETVRDAMADIGANLAAATVQVRRAVGRRRSDPTERRRMLTALRTGQWAGEPFLARQMRKHWKRGRNRTHDQIVVRADQYNVVADERGHLWLAIPGLQRRRMVRIPLSTLVAPTGTLRLILRAGRVEVHYQIDASQLRSSQRPCGGRTIGVDKGYTEALTDSDGDHHGRSLGELLSSESDQLKERNRRRAKLRSIANNAALRGDQAKAHRIRCNNLGTVKRERQAARHRARVRTEIFTAVHRVVDKAATVVAEDLTKRFTGRKTFGKNVNRRLAGWTKGVTAEALTNVSERRGSALVHVNAAYTSQACHRCGSLRRRGGDRLHCNPCGVVWQADVNAAINILQRAVDPDIALHTPHHRVKQILQDRTDRHRTRLPVQDSSPATTERRAKHPNCSATSNSRKQVDR, from the coding sequence TTGGCCGACGGCACCCACGAGCAGTTCGGTGTGTTGGCGAATGCGTGGAAGGAAACCGTCCGCGACGCCATGGCCGATATCGGAGCGAATCTGGCGGCGGCCACGGTGCAGGTTCGTCGGGCGGTTGGCCGGCGCAGAAGCGATCCGACCGAGCGTAGGCGGATGCTGACGGCGCTGAGGACTGGTCAGTGGGCTGGTGAACCGTTCCTGGCTCGGCAGATGCGCAAGCATTGGAAACGTGGCCGCAATCGCACACACGATCAGATCGTGGTGCGCGCCGACCAGTACAACGTCGTCGCTGACGAGCGTGGCCACCTGTGGCTCGCAATTCCCGGCCTGCAACGTCGCAGGATGGTCAGGATCCCGCTGTCGACGCTCGTCGCTCCGACTGGCACGCTGCGGCTGATTCTGCGCGCCGGCCGGGTGGAGGTGCACTACCAGATCGACGCGTCGCAGCTGCGGTCGTCGCAGCGGCCGTGCGGCGGGCGGACGATCGGTGTCGACAAGGGCTACACCGAAGCCCTGACCGATTCCGACGGGGATCACCACGGCAGGAGTCTCGGTGAGTTGCTTTCCAGTGAGTCGGATCAGTTGAAGGAACGTAACCGGCGTCGCGCGAAGCTGCGCTCGATCGCGAACAACGCCGCCTTGCGTGGTGACCAGGCGAAAGCGCACCGGATCAGGTGCAACAACCTCGGGACCGTCAAGCGGGAGCGGCAGGCCGCTCGCCATCGCGCGCGGGTTCGCACGGAGATCTTCACCGCCGTGCACCGGGTCGTCGACAAGGCCGCCACCGTCGTCGCCGAAGACCTCACCAAGCGCTTCACTGGGCGTAAGACGTTCGGCAAGAACGTCAACCGGCGCCTCGCCGGGTGGACCAAAGGAGTCACCGCCGAGGCGCTGACGAACGTGTCGGAGCGCAGAGGTTCTGCGCTCGTACACGTCAACGCCGCCTACACCTCACAAGCCTGTCACCGCTGCGGCAGCCTTCGCCGACGTGGCGGGGACCGGCTTCACTGCAATCCGTGCGGGGTGGTGTGGCAGGCCGACGTGAACGCCGCGATCAACATCCTGCAACGAGCAGTCGACCCCGACATCGCCCTGCACACCCCACATCACCGGGTGAAGCAGATCTTGCAGGACCGGACCGATCGCCACCGGACCAGACTGCCGGTCCAGGACTCCAGCCCGGCCACCACCGAGCGGAGAGCGAAACATCCGAACTGCTCAGCAACGAGCAACAGTAGGAAGCAGGTCGACCGCTGA
- a CDS encoding AAA family ATPase has translation MRPMRLDMAGFTVFRDETTVDFTDADFFALVGPTGSGKSTVLDAICFALYGTVPRWGGTRGLANALAPSATEARVRLVFESAGSRYVATRVVRRDGRGNVKTANAGLQLMPAGFDVTKLDTGLSPEDLGEVVAGTPAEMEQAVLEAVGLPYEQFTSCVVLPQGQFADFLHAKPATRQQILVNLLGLGVYEEVQKRATERAGQAEAGLAAVDKLLAGLTDVDDGALAAATAQVDRMRELSGAVGAAVPERENARAAARAATAALADLDADLAGLTGVRAPDGVAEVARAVTTARAAADEAAAAVTLAEEREEKLRGELAGAGDESTLRLLLRAYADRERLTGEAETVRAAVAEAQREHDAAVAALTAARDASARAEAELEAAFRAHEEAKATDQAVALRAHLADGGTCPVCEQTVARVPAVPAGSAVAAATAAGKAARAASKAAQALVQERDAAARDLERVLVHARARHDQLAARLSELDAQLADAATPTALRAALDEHARLRRALDETAGAVRAGRDAARRARGALDAAQERLRAAWRGFDAARDGLARFGPPATDRDDVAAAWATLVDWAAGQAQRRRAERVGLAEAVTGAQAAAEAVEQRLAALLSAAGLPPAGDPVHAVAVAAERAEADRRRIEERREQAGELRRQRDEHERQARVARALAGHLRANNFERWLLAEALDLLVDGASGILRDLSNGQYDLVHDKGEFAVVDHHDAGLRRGVRTLSGGETFQASLALALALSEQLAGMSTTAASLESIVLDEGFGTLDAATLDTVAATLESLAARGDRMVGVVTHVPALAERIPVRYEVRKDARTARVERTGL, from the coding sequence ATGCGTCCGATGCGGCTGGACATGGCGGGCTTCACCGTCTTCCGGGACGAGACCACGGTCGACTTCACCGACGCCGACTTCTTCGCGCTGGTCGGCCCGACCGGCTCGGGCAAGTCGACGGTGCTGGACGCGATCTGCTTCGCCCTCTACGGCACGGTGCCCCGCTGGGGCGGCACGCGGGGCCTGGCGAACGCACTCGCCCCGTCGGCCACCGAGGCGCGGGTCCGGCTGGTCTTCGAGTCCGCCGGTTCCCGCTACGTGGCCACCCGGGTGGTCCGCCGGGACGGCCGGGGCAACGTCAAGACGGCCAACGCCGGGTTGCAGCTCATGCCGGCCGGCTTCGACGTCACCAAGCTGGACACCGGGCTGAGCCCGGAGGACCTCGGCGAGGTGGTCGCCGGGACGCCGGCCGAGATGGAGCAGGCGGTGCTGGAGGCGGTCGGGCTGCCGTACGAGCAGTTCACCTCCTGCGTGGTGCTGCCGCAGGGGCAGTTCGCCGACTTCCTGCACGCCAAGCCGGCCACCCGGCAGCAGATCCTGGTCAACCTGCTCGGCCTCGGCGTCTACGAGGAGGTGCAGAAGCGCGCCACCGAACGGGCCGGCCAGGCCGAGGCGGGGTTGGCCGCGGTGGACAAGCTGCTCGCCGGGCTGACCGACGTCGACGACGGGGCGCTGGCCGCCGCGACCGCGCAGGTCGACCGGATGCGCGAGCTGTCCGGGGCGGTCGGGGCGGCCGTACCCGAGCGGGAGAACGCGCGGGCGGCGGCCCGGGCGGCGACGGCGGCGCTGGCCGACCTCGACGCGGATCTGGCCGGGCTGACCGGGGTGCGGGCGCCGGACGGGGTGGCCGAGGTGGCCCGGGCCGTCACCACCGCCCGGGCGGCGGCCGACGAGGCGGCGGCCGCGGTGACGCTGGCCGAGGAGCGCGAGGAGAAGCTGCGCGGCGAGCTGGCCGGGGCCGGCGACGAGAGCACGCTGCGGCTGCTGCTGCGGGCGTACGCCGATCGGGAGCGGCTGACCGGCGAGGCCGAGACGGTCCGCGCGGCGGTCGCCGAGGCGCAGCGGGAGCACGACGCGGCGGTGGCGGCCCTGACGGCGGCGCGGGACGCGTCGGCCCGGGCCGAGGCCGAGCTGGAGGCGGCGTTCCGCGCCCACGAGGAGGCCAAGGCCACCGACCAGGCGGTCGCCCTGCGGGCGCACCTGGCCGACGGCGGCACCTGCCCGGTGTGCGAGCAGACCGTGGCCCGGGTGCCGGCGGTGCCGGCCGGCTCGGCGGTGGCCGCGGCCACCGCCGCCGGGAAGGCGGCGCGGGCGGCCAGCAAGGCGGCCCAGGCGCTGGTGCAGGAGCGCGACGCGGCGGCCCGCGACCTGGAGCGGGTGCTGGTGCACGCCCGCGCCCGACACGACCAGCTCGCGGCCCGGCTGTCCGAACTGGACGCCCAGCTCGCCGACGCGGCGACGCCGACGGCGCTGCGCGCGGCGCTGGACGAGCACGCCCGGCTGCGCCGGGCCCTCGACGAGACGGCGGGTGCGGTACGCGCCGGCCGGGACGCCGCCCGGCGGGCCCGTGGCGCGCTGGACGCGGCGCAGGAGCGGCTGCGCGCCGCCTGGCGCGGCTTCGACGCCGCCCGGGACGGGCTGGCCCGCTTCGGGCCGCCGGCCACCGACCGCGACGACGTCGCCGCCGCCTGGGCCACCCTGGTCGACTGGGCGGCCGGGCAGGCGCAGCGGCGGCGGGCGGAACGGGTCGGGCTGGCCGAGGCGGTGACCGGGGCGCAGGCGGCGGCCGAGGCCGTGGAGCAACGGCTGGCCGCGCTGCTGTCGGCCGCCGGGCTGCCGCCCGCCGGCGACCCGGTCCACGCGGTCGCGGTCGCCGCCGAGCGGGCCGAGGCGGACCGGCGCCGGATCGAGGAACGCCGCGAGCAGGCCGGTGAGCTGCGCCGGCAGCGGGACGAGCACGAGCGGCAGGCCCGCGTCGCGCGGGCGCTCGCCGGTCACCTGCGGGCCAACAACTTCGAGCGGTGGCTGCTCGCCGAGGCGCTCGACCTGCTGGTCGACGGCGCCTCCGGGATCCTGCGCGACCTCTCCAACGGCCAGTACGACCTGGTCCACGACAAGGGCGAGTTCGCCGTGGTCGACCACCACGACGCGGGGCTGCGCCGGGGCGTGCGCACCCTCTCCGGCGGGGAGACGTTCCAGGCGTCGCTGGCCCTGGCGCTGGCGCTCTCCGAGCAGCTCGCCGGGATGTCCACCACCGCGGCCAGCCTGGAGTCGATCGTGCTGGACGAGGGCTTCGGCACCCTGGACGCGGCGACCCTGGACACGGTGGCCGCCACCCTGGAGAGCCTGGCCGCCCGGGGCGACCGGATGGTCGGCGTGGTCACCCACGTGCCGGCGCTGGCCGAGCGGATCCCGGTGCGCTACGAGGTCCGCAAGGACGCCCGCACGGCCCGCGTCGAACGGACCGGCCTGTGA
- a CDS encoding spermidine synthase gives MGRRRGDDRVVAPVDTGEAELVPDPDRPRSWTLLLDGAPQSHVDLADPTHLEFEYVRRIGAALDLLAPAGAPLRVLHLGGGALTLPRYLQATRPGSTQRVSEVDAALVELVRRALPWPADPRLKVRVADARATLASTRDAAYDVVVADVFAGARTPAHLTSVEYAAEVARVLAPSGWYLANLADGPPLRHARAQVATVRTVLPRACLIGDAAVLRGRRYGNLVLVAGRVEPPVPELTRRAAGDWFPGRVVAGAELDRFAGGAPVVSDADATDSTPPPPGIFSVRR, from the coding sequence ATGGGTCGCCGCCGTGGCGACGACCGGGTCGTCGCGCCGGTCGACACCGGCGAGGCCGAGCTGGTGCCGGATCCGGACCGCCCCCGCTCGTGGACCCTGCTGCTCGACGGTGCCCCGCAGTCGCACGTGGACCTGGCCGACCCGACCCACCTGGAGTTCGAGTACGTGCGCCGGATCGGCGCGGCGCTCGACCTGCTCGCCCCGGCCGGCGCGCCGCTGCGGGTGCTGCACCTGGGCGGCGGCGCGCTGACCCTGCCCCGCTACCTCCAGGCCACCCGCCCCGGCTCCACCCAGCGGGTGTCCGAGGTGGACGCCGCGCTCGTCGAGCTGGTGCGCCGGGCGCTGCCCTGGCCCGCCGACCCCCGACTGAAGGTGCGGGTCGCCGACGCCCGCGCGACCCTCGCGTCCACCCGGGACGCCGCGTACGACGTGGTGGTCGCCGACGTCTTCGCCGGCGCGCGTACCCCGGCGCACCTCACCTCGGTCGAGTACGCCGCCGAGGTGGCCCGGGTGCTGGCCCCGTCCGGCTGGTACCTGGCCAATCTCGCCGACGGTCCACCACTGCGGCACGCCCGGGCCCAGGTGGCCACGGTCCGCACCGTGCTGCCCCGGGCCTGCCTGATCGGCGACGCGGCGGTGCTGCGCGGTCGCCGCTACGGCAATCTGGTGCTGGTCGCGGGCCGGGTCGAGCCGCCGGTGCCGGAGCTGACCCGGCGCGCCGCCGGGGACTGGTTCCCCGGGCGGGTGGTGGCCGGCGCGGAACTCGACCGGTTCGCCGGGGGCGCGCCGGTGGTGAGCGACGCCGACGCGACCGACTCCACCCCGCCGCCGCCCGGAATTTTTTCGGTACGTCGTTGA
- a CDS encoding sigma-70 family RNA polymerase sigma factor gives MHAVAAGLHGEMARPGWMFARAQPQSRASRSGRGVDAGPTDRQNGPVTPRPAPGRHQAASPEASHSDQLVRLLYAEHAGPLLMFVMRLTGGDRQRAEDIVQETLLRAWRNAHRLGVQGQGSLRPWLVTVARRIAIDEHRSEQARPAETYDRDLTAFAEADSTDRVLRTMTVADALRTLSQSHREILVATYFRGRTVPEAAEELGLPLGTAKSRVYYALRALRTALQERGVTE, from the coding sequence ATGCACGCGGTCGCGGCCGGCTTGCACGGTGAGATGGCCAGGCCAGGGTGGATGTTCGCCCGGGCCCAGCCCCAGTCCCGTGCCTCGAGGTCGGGCCGGGGGGTCGACGCGGGCCCCACCGATCGCCAGAATGGCCCGGTGACGCCGCGACCGGCGCCCGGACGCCACCAGGCGGCGTCCCCTGAGGCCAGTCATTCCGACCAGCTCGTCCGCCTGCTCTACGCCGAGCACGCCGGGCCGCTGCTGATGTTCGTGATGCGGCTGACCGGCGGTGACCGGCAGCGCGCCGAGGACATCGTGCAGGAGACCCTGCTGCGGGCCTGGCGCAACGCGCACCGCCTCGGCGTGCAGGGCCAGGGTTCGCTACGGCCCTGGCTGGTGACCGTTGCCCGGAGGATTGCCATCGACGAGCACCGCAGTGAACAGGCCCGGCCGGCGGAGACGTACGACCGGGACCTGACCGCGTTCGCCGAGGCGGACAGCACCGACCGCGTGCTGCGCACGATGACCGTGGCCGACGCGCTGCGTACGCTGAGCCAGTCGCACCGGGAGATCCTGGTGGCGACGTACTTCCGGGGCCGCACGGTGCCGGAGGCGGCCGAGGAGCTGGGCCTTCCGCTCGGCACCGCCAAGTCGCGGGTCTACTACGCCCTGCGCGCGCTGCGCACGGCTCTGCAGGAGAGGGGGGTGACGGAATGA
- a CDS encoding anti-sigma factor family protein — MSRADHMDVAAYALGVLDEQDTERFEEHLATCWACAAELETMVPVVGLLADIDGETMMAMEHTATDPALLDRTLVAVRTHRRRAQFRRVFATAAAVVAVGALSGLGVAVLDGNGNSGGDQVIAEPTVTATVDGPASPQPTRSGPAVGGNEIEGEQHDATDGSTGVKATMWLARKEYGTWIGFNLTRLPGPRTCRLVVVRKNSTTEVVSTWSVPGTGYGTNTNPQDLQLEASTSAPPGDIVKVQVQSVDANGVASPLVTVVP, encoded by the coding sequence ATGAGCCGGGCAGACCACATGGACGTTGCCGCGTACGCGCTCGGCGTGCTGGACGAGCAGGACACCGAACGGTTCGAGGAGCACCTCGCCACCTGCTGGGCCTGTGCCGCGGAGCTGGAGACGATGGTCCCGGTGGTGGGGCTGCTCGCCGACATCGACGGCGAGACGATGATGGCGATGGAGCACACCGCCACCGACCCGGCCCTGCTGGACCGTACCCTCGTCGCGGTCCGCACCCACCGGCGTCGCGCCCAGTTCCGGCGGGTCTTCGCCACCGCCGCCGCGGTGGTGGCGGTCGGCGCGCTGAGCGGCCTGGGGGTGGCCGTCCTCGACGGCAACGGCAACAGCGGCGGCGACCAGGTGATCGCCGAGCCGACGGTGACCGCGACGGTGGACGGCCCGGCGAGCCCGCAGCCCACCCGCTCCGGGCCGGCCGTCGGCGGCAACGAGATCGAGGGCGAGCAGCACGACGCCACGGACGGCAGCACCGGCGTGAAGGCCACCATGTGGCTGGCCCGCAAGGAGTACGGCACCTGGATCGGGTTCAACCTGACCCGGCTGCCCGGTCCGCGCACCTGCCGGCTGGTGGTGGTCCGCAAGAACTCCACCACCGAGGTGGTCTCCACCTGGTCCGTGCCGGGCACCGGCTACGGCACCAACACCAACCCCCAGGACCTCCAGCTGGAGGCGTCCACCTCGGCGCCGCCCGGCGACATCGTCAAGGTCCAGGTGCAGTCGGTCGACGCGAACGGGGTGGCCAGCCCGCTGGTGACCGTCGTCCCCTGA
- a CDS encoding COG4315 family predicted lipoprotein, whose translation MAQMKRTVIVASAMVALTACAPAGYDGANSSAAEPVAVAAAEPTAAVEPEASASAEAPAAEQAPPPADVRLTDELVGKKVARMGNVVTDQDGWILYRFDKDSNDPPSSNCVDKCAQVWPPALTDGNPQLEGVSDDKVGTVTRQDGTRQITIGGWPVYRYIGDKKPGQWKGQGVGGTWFVVDPNGKKNLTCLPTGTPKAVAPPAAGDSGGADAGGSGYSY comes from the coding sequence GTGGCACAGATGAAGCGAACCGTCATCGTCGCGAGCGCGATGGTCGCACTTACGGCCTGCGCTCCCGCGGGTTACGACGGGGCGAACTCCAGCGCTGCCGAGCCGGTCGCCGTCGCCGCGGCCGAGCCCACCGCGGCGGTCGAACCGGAGGCCTCCGCCTCCGCCGAAGCGCCCGCCGCCGAGCAGGCGCCGCCCCCCGCCGACGTGCGCCTGACCGACGAGCTGGTCGGCAAGAAGGTCGCCCGGATGGGCAATGTGGTCACCGACCAGGACGGCTGGATCCTCTACCGCTTCGACAAGGACTCCAACGATCCGCCGTCGTCGAACTGCGTGGACAAGTGCGCCCAGGTGTGGCCGCCCGCGCTGACCGACGGCAACCCGCAGCTGGAGGGCGTCTCCGACGACAAGGTCGGCACCGTCACCCGCCAGGACGGCACCCGGCAGATCACCATCGGGGGCTGGCCGGTCTACCGCTACATCGGTGACAAGAAGCCCGGCCAGTGGAAGGGCCAGGGCGTCGGCGGCACCTGGTTCGTGGTGGACCCGAACGGCAAGAAGAACCTGACCTGCCTGCCGACCGGCACCCCGAAGGCGGTCGCCCCGCCGGCGGCCGGCGACTCGGGCGGCGCGGACGCGGGCGGCTCCGGCTACTCGTACTGA
- a CDS encoding DNA-3-methyladenine glycosylase family protein: protein MTWTEPAARRALRPPADYRLAASVRSLTFSPYDPCARIAADTFWYATRTPAGPATLALRSGGGELLAEGYGPGADWVVERADAIAGLRDDLTGFRELAAAHPLVARLAAQHRGRRMPATGQVFPRLLRAIFEQKVTGKEAYRAYAATVRHFGEPAPGPMQPLLLPPGPEVVAAAPYWVFHPFGVEQRRADTLRRAAAVADRLERCADSTEATRRLTAIAGIGPWTAAEVVRIAYGDPDAVSVGDYHVPNTVAWALAGEARGDDARMLALLEPFRGHRGRVCGLLEAAGIQAPKFGPRAPIRSFARF from the coding sequence GTGACCTGGACCGAGCCCGCCGCGCGCCGGGCGCTGCGCCCGCCCGCCGACTACCGGCTGGCCGCCTCCGTCCGGTCGCTCACCTTCAGCCCGTACGACCCGTGTGCGCGGATCGCCGCCGACACCTTCTGGTACGCCACCCGCACTCCGGCCGGGCCGGCCACCCTCGCGCTGCGCTCCGGCGGCGGGGAGCTGCTGGCCGAGGGGTACGGCCCCGGGGCCGACTGGGTGGTCGAGCGCGCCGACGCGATCGCCGGGCTGCGCGACGACCTCACCGGGTTCAGAGAGCTGGCCGCCGCGCACCCGCTGGTGGCCCGGCTGGCCGCTCAGCACCGGGGGCGGCGGATGCCGGCCACCGGCCAGGTCTTCCCCCGGCTGCTGCGGGCGATCTTCGAGCAGAAGGTGACCGGCAAGGAGGCGTACCGGGCGTACGCGGCGACCGTCCGGCACTTCGGCGAGCCGGCGCCGGGGCCGATGCAGCCGCTGCTGCTGCCGCCCGGGCCGGAGGTGGTGGCCGCCGCGCCGTACTGGGTCTTCCACCCGTTCGGCGTGGAGCAGCGCCGGGCCGACACGCTGCGCCGGGCCGCCGCCGTCGCCGACCGGCTGGAACGCTGCGCGGACAGCACCGAGGCCACCCGGCGGCTGACCGCGATCGCGGGCATCGGCCCGTGGACCGCCGCCGAGGTGGTCCGGATCGCGTACGGCGACCCGGACGCGGTCAGCGTCGGCGACTACCACGTGCCGAACACGGTCGCCTGGGCGCTGGCCGGTGAGGCGCGCGGTGACGACGCCCGGATGCTGGCCCTGCTGGAGCCGTTCCGGGGGCATCGCGGGCGGGTCTGCGGGCTGCTGGAGGCCGCCGGGATCCAGGCGCCGAAGTTCGGGCCGCGCGCGCCGATCCGCTCCTTCGCCCGCTTCTGA
- a CDS encoding DUF1990 family protein — MSELTYQEVGATRHGRLPAGWHHVRHRYRLPEGCYAVAAEAVLTWRLHRTAGFRMRTDAPRATPGVRVTTGLGVGPLRVWGPCEVVWVSDDERSAGFGYGTLPGHPARGEEAFLVTRDDAGAVWFEVTAFSRPDRWFMRAAGPAGRVVQHGYAHWLARTLRRLCARR, encoded by the coding sequence GTGTCCGAGCTGACGTACCAGGAGGTCGGGGCGACCCGGCACGGGCGGCTGCCGGCCGGCTGGCACCACGTGCGCCACCGGTACCGGCTGCCCGAGGGGTGCTACGCCGTCGCCGCCGAGGCGGTGCTGACCTGGCGGCTGCACCGGACGGCCGGCTTCCGGATGCGCACCGACGCGCCGCGCGCCACCCCGGGCGTCCGGGTCACCACGGGCCTGGGGGTGGGGCCGCTGCGGGTCTGGGGCCCGTGCGAGGTGGTCTGGGTCTCCGACGACGAGCGCAGCGCCGGTTTCGGCTACGGCACCCTGCCCGGGCACCCGGCGCGCGGGGAGGAGGCATTCCTGGTCACCCGCGACGACGCCGGCGCGGTCTGGTTCGAGGTGACCGCGTTCAGCCGGCCGGACCGCTGGTTCATGCGCGCGGCCGGGCCCGCCGGCCGCGTCGTCCAGCACGGGTACGCGCACTGGCTCGCCCGCACCCTGCGCCGCCTCTGCGCCCGGCGCTGA
- a CDS encoding GNAT family N-acetyltransferase gives MVTQVIVGPAGVADAGEILTVQRAAYVAEAQRYTDPLLPPLTETLDEVRAVLAGPTIVLAARAGHRLVGSVRARVTGDTAHVGRLSVAPDQQGRGIGSALLDAVESACAGRAARLELFTGAQSADNLRFYARHGYRIVGHRPDPNGVRLAVLEKPLVSPARSAP, from the coding sequence GTGGTGACCCAGGTGATCGTGGGACCGGCCGGCGTCGCGGACGCCGGGGAGATCCTCACTGTGCAGCGCGCCGCCTACGTCGCCGAGGCCCAGCGGTACACCGACCCGCTCCTGCCGCCGTTGACCGAAACCCTCGATGAGGTGCGGGCGGTGCTGGCCGGGCCGACGATCGTGCTCGCCGCGCGGGCCGGGCACCGGCTGGTCGGCTCGGTGCGCGCCCGGGTGACCGGCGACACCGCCCACGTCGGACGGCTCTCGGTCGCCCCGGACCAGCAGGGTCGTGGCATCGGCAGCGCGCTGCTGGACGCGGTCGAGTCGGCGTGCGCCGGTCGGGCCGCCCGGCTCGAACTCTTCACCGGCGCCCAGAGCGCGGACAACCTGCGGTTCTACGCGCGGCACGGCTACCGGATCGTCGGGCACCGGCCGGACCCGAACGGGGTACGGCTGGCCGTGCTGGAGAAGCCGCTGGTCAGCCCCGCTCGCAGCGCGCCCTGA
- a CDS encoding SRPBCC family protein gives MRFATSTEIEADIDRVWAVQTDVERWPEWTASVRAARRLEPGPLTLGSTARLEQPRLRPALWRVTEIDAPRFFAWESDSPGVRTRGEHRLVPLSDGRVRADLVVVQTGPLAPLTGLLGGRLIRRYLRLEADGLRARCERG, from the coding sequence GTGCGGTTCGCGACGTCGACGGAGATCGAGGCGGACATCGATCGCGTCTGGGCGGTGCAGACCGACGTCGAGCGCTGGCCGGAGTGGACCGCCTCGGTCCGCGCCGCCCGGCGGCTGGAGCCCGGCCCGTTGACGCTCGGCTCGACCGCCCGGCTGGAGCAGCCCCGGCTGCGTCCGGCGCTCTGGCGGGTCACCGAGATCGACGCGCCCCGCTTCTTCGCCTGGGAGTCGGACAGCCCCGGGGTGCGCACCCGGGGCGAGCACCGGCTCGTGCCGCTCTCCGACGGCCGGGTCCGGGCGGACCTCGTGGTGGTGCAGACCGGCCCGCTCGCGCCGCTGACCGGTCTGCTCGGCGGCCGGCTGATCCGGCGCTACCTGCGGCTCGAGGCGGATGGGCTCAGGGCGCGCTGCGAGCGGGGCTGA
- a CDS encoding ATP-dependent DNA ligase has product MDLPINPPVEPMLAKSVAKLPTDPGLTYEPKWDGFRCIVFRDGDEVELASRGGKMMTRYFPEVVEQARRQLPERCAVDGELIVIRRDGPSGQPRLDFELLAQRIHPAASRVKLLAETTPADFVAFDLLALGDELLLDEPYPRRRARLEQALAGVRPPVHVTQVTTDPETARRWFDVFEGAGLDGLIVKPAELPYEPGKRSMFKVKHARTADVVVAGFRWHKSGPVVGSLLLGLYDDAGVLHHVGVSASFTMARRAELLEELAPYRDIGDEHPWVHGDHERGQRIPGGVSRWTGTKNLEWEPLRPDLVVEVGYDAMEGDRFRHTARFVRWRPDRDPRSCRYDQLDRPVRFDVDQVLRGDPTATVEPATAGPA; this is encoded by the coding sequence GTGGACCTGCCGATCAATCCCCCAGTGGAGCCGATGCTGGCCAAGAGCGTGGCCAAGCTGCCCACCGACCCCGGTCTGACGTACGAGCCGAAGTGGGACGGTTTCCGGTGCATCGTGTTCCGCGACGGCGACGAGGTCGAGCTGGCCAGCCGGGGCGGCAAGATGATGACGCGATACTTCCCCGAGGTGGTCGAGCAGGCCCGCCGGCAGCTGCCCGAGCGGTGCGCCGTCGACGGTGAGCTGATCGTGATCCGTCGGGACGGCCCGAGCGGCCAGCCCCGGCTCGACTTCGAGCTGCTCGCCCAGCGCATCCACCCGGCCGCCTCCCGGGTGAAGCTGCTGGCCGAGACGACCCCGGCCGACTTCGTCGCCTTCGACCTGCTCGCCCTCGGCGACGAGCTGCTGCTCGACGAGCCGTACCCGCGCCGCCGGGCCCGGCTGGAGCAGGCGCTGGCCGGCGTCCGCCCGCCGGTGCACGTCACCCAGGTGACCACCGACCCGGAGACGGCCCGCCGCTGGTTCGACGTGTTCGAGGGCGCCGGGCTGGACGGGTTGATCGTCAAGCCGGCCGAGCTGCCGTACGAGCCGGGCAAGCGGTCGATGTTCAAGGTCAAGCACGCCCGGACGGCCGACGTGGTGGTGGCCGGCTTCCGCTGGCACAAGTCCGGCCCGGTGGTCGGCTCGCTCCTGCTCGGCCTCTACGACGACGCCGGGGTGCTGCACCATGTCGGGGTGAGCGCCTCGTTCACCATGGCCCGGCGCGCGGAGCTGCTGGAGGAGCTGGCCCCCTACCGGGACATCGGCGACGAGCATCCGTGGGTGCACGGCGACCACGAGCGGGGCCAGCGCATCCCGGGCGGGGTGAGCCGCTGGACCGGCACCAAGAACCTCGAATGGGAGCCGCTGCGCCCCGACCTGGTGGTCGAGGTGGGCTACGACGCGATGGAGGGCGACCGGTTCCGGCACACCGCCCGGTTCGTCCGCTGGCGCCCCGACCGAGACCCCCGGTCCTGCCGCTACGACCAGCTCGACCGGCCGGTCCGCTTCGATGTGGACCAGGTGCTGCGCGGCGACCCGACGGCCACCGTGGAGCCGGCCACCGCCGGCCCCGCGTAG